A window of Metabacillus sp. B2-18 contains these coding sequences:
- a CDS encoding spore coat protein has product MNSIIESLTGMKALTDQVVAMDLLISAKSGVRNYAIALTESGTPEIKHTLTRHLEEALDMHERISSYMVEKGWYHAFDTHEQIQLNLKNMDTAMKLPTL; this is encoded by the coding sequence ATGAACTCAATCATTGAAAGTTTAACTGGTATGAAAGCATTAACCGATCAAGTTGTTGCAATGGACTTATTAATTTCTGCAAAAAGTGGAGTAAGAAACTATGCAATTGCCCTCACTGAATCAGGCACTCCAGAAATTAAACATACTCTCACTCGTCATTTAGAGGAAGCACTGGATATGCATGAAAGAATCTCAAGTTATATGGTGGAAAAAGGCTGGTATCATGCATTTGATACCCATGAACAAATACAGCTGAATTTAAAAAATATGGATACAGCAATGAAATTACCTACTCTTTAA